A part of Kitasatospora kifunensis genomic DNA contains:
- a CDS encoding helix-turn-helix transcriptional regulator, with protein sequence MKKQTQGMGNNDLGDFLRAHRAGLTPDEIGLPVEFGVGRRVAGLRRGEVAQLAGVSTEYYTRLEQGRARQPSEQVLHALCEALRFDDIERRHLFALAGATAGHKDRAEHSSQLRPALRQVLESTDLAPAFVSDRNLTVVGGNTMWALLFPDVAAMPRGERSMARWTLLDPRARLVWRDWERVARDYVHGLRLAAAAQPRNQRIATLIGELMMRSPEFPAWWSEHRVQERSTGLKRLHHPVVGDLELQYEIFTSVADPGQSLVVYCAPSGSPSQERLRLLASWGSEPATATTRDTAAES encoded by the coding sequence GTGAAGAAGCAGACTCAGGGCATGGGCAATAACGACTTGGGCGACTTCCTGCGGGCCCACCGTGCTGGACTGACGCCGGATGAGATCGGTCTGCCGGTCGAGTTCGGCGTCGGTCGCCGGGTCGCCGGTCTGCGGCGCGGTGAGGTCGCGCAGCTGGCCGGGGTGAGCACCGAGTACTACACCCGTCTGGAACAAGGCCGCGCCCGGCAGCCGTCCGAACAGGTACTGCATGCCCTCTGCGAGGCGCTGCGGTTCGATGACATCGAGCGGCGGCATCTGTTCGCCCTCGCGGGCGCCACAGCCGGGCACAAGGACCGGGCTGAGCACTCGTCACAGCTACGACCGGCGCTGCGGCAGGTGCTGGAGTCGACGGATCTGGCTCCTGCCTTTGTCAGCGACCGGAACCTCACTGTCGTCGGCGGGAACACGATGTGGGCGTTGCTGTTTCCCGATGTGGCCGCCATGCCGCGCGGGGAACGCAGCATGGCGCGCTGGACGCTGCTGGATCCGCGTGCTCGCCTGGTGTGGCGCGACTGGGAACGCGTCGCTCGCGACTACGTGCACGGGTTGCGGCTGGCCGCCGCCGCCCAGCCGCGAAACCAGCGCATCGCCACCCTGATCGGTGAACTGATGATGCGCTCACCCGAGTTCCCGGCGTGGTGGTCGGAACACCGCGTCCAGGAACGCAGCACCGGCCTCAAACGCCTCCACCACCCTGTCGTCGGTGACCTGGAACTGCAGTACGAGATCTTCACCTCGGTCGCCGACCCGGGCCAATCGCTCGTCGTCTACTGCGCGCCGTCCGGCTCGCCGTCCCAGGAGCGCCTGCGACTGCTGGCCAGTTGGGGCAGCGAACCCGCCACCGCGACCACCCGGGACACCGCCGCCGAGTCCTGA
- a CDS encoding type I-E CRISPR-associated protein Cas6/Cse3/CasE: MTTTRLITCHSILQLDARHPVGSRALIDAQQMHRLVMSGFRGWVPDGERDARAQLGVLSTWTLDLKADILLVVVQSRVKPDWSGIPDTALRTPIDVQQIDQPIRRGDTYGFRTVVSPMSSRRDLKQKNEVVIKKLPHNRPDQVRAWFKDRLQPEGEPAAVTNGTRKLGADTDPATTAIRMLPPVTTDAHQGLKITRAEIKGTLTVTDPEAFLGVLTQGLGPARAYSCGLVLTRPA; encoded by the coding sequence GTGACGACCACACGCCTCATCACCTGCCACAGCATCCTCCAGCTCGACGCCCGGCACCCGGTCGGCTCACGCGCACTCATCGACGCCCAGCAGATGCACCGCCTGGTCATGTCCGGCTTCCGCGGCTGGGTCCCCGACGGCGAACGCGACGCCCGCGCCCAACTGGGCGTCCTGTCCACCTGGACGCTCGACCTGAAGGCCGACATCCTGCTCGTCGTCGTCCAGTCGCGGGTCAAGCCCGACTGGAGCGGCATCCCGGACACGGCACTGCGCACGCCCATCGACGTCCAGCAGATCGACCAGCCGATCCGCCGCGGCGACACCTACGGCTTCCGTACCGTCGTCTCGCCCATGAGCAGTCGCCGTGACCTGAAGCAGAAGAACGAAGTCGTCATCAAGAAGCTTCCGCACAACCGCCCCGACCAGGTCCGCGCCTGGTTCAAGGACCGGCTCCAGCCGGAGGGCGAACCGGCCGCCGTCACGAACGGAACCCGCAAGCTCGGCGCCGACACCGACCCGGCCACCACCGCCATCCGCATGCTTCCGCCGGTGACCACCGACGCCCACCAAGGCCTCAAGATCACCCGGGCCGAGATCAAGGGCACCCTCACCGTCACCGACCCGGAGGCCTTCCTCGGCGTCCTCACCCAGGGACTGGGCCCGGCCCGCGCCTACTCCTGCGGCCTCGTGCTCACCCGGCCCGCCTAG
- the cas5e gene encoding type I-E CRISPR-associated protein Cas5/CasD — MTTSVLVTRLAGPLQSWGALGRFDRRDTLTRPTKSGYVGLLAAALGHDRAHPLDSVGPLTELRFGVRADRPGKPVRDFHIVGGGTYPLRPRDLIIDPRRADKAAAVLEAATGPAFGRHSGQALTQWYGSPKNIAPDPDTGALVAGNLARDPMITNRWYLADAAFVAAVEHPDREFLDRLAHALEHPRRLLWLGRKSCPPSGTIVGGVHPGTLESVLAQTALLPNHTETRPWAWFEAPRGTPRATRIDDEPASFDPDQRSHRPRWELRTRLDPTPSIGWDIIP, encoded by the coding sequence GTGACCACCTCCGTGCTCGTCACACGGCTCGCGGGCCCCCTGCAGTCCTGGGGGGCCCTGGGCCGTTTCGACCGCCGCGACACGCTCACCCGCCCCACCAAGTCCGGGTACGTCGGCCTGCTCGCCGCAGCCCTCGGCCACGACCGGGCCCACCCCCTCGACTCCGTCGGCCCCCTCACCGAACTGCGGTTCGGCGTCCGGGCCGACCGGCCCGGCAAGCCCGTCCGCGACTTCCACATCGTCGGCGGCGGCACCTACCCGCTGCGCCCGCGCGACCTGATCATCGACCCGCGCCGCGCGGACAAGGCCGCCGCCGTCCTCGAAGCTGCCACCGGTCCCGCCTTCGGCCGCCACAGCGGACAGGCCCTCACCCAGTGGTACGGCTCGCCCAAGAACATCGCTCCGGACCCCGACACCGGCGCCCTCGTCGCCGGCAACCTCGCCCGCGACCCGATGATCACCAACCGCTGGTACCTCGCCGACGCCGCGTTCGTGGCCGCCGTCGAACACCCCGACCGGGAGTTCCTCGACCGGCTGGCCCACGCACTCGAACACCCGCGGCGCCTGCTCTGGCTCGGCCGCAAGTCCTGCCCGCCCAGCGGCACCATCGTCGGCGGTGTCCACCCCGGGACCCTGGAGAGCGTCCTCGCGCAGACCGCGCTGCTGCCGAACCACACCGAGACCCGCCCGTGGGCCTGGTTCGAGGCCCCGCGCGGCACCCCGCGGGCCACCCGGATCGACGACGAGCCCGCCAGCTTCGACCCCGACCAGCGCTCCCATCGACCCCGCTGGGAGCTGCGCACCCGGCTCGACCCGACCCCCAGCATCGGATGGGACATCATCCCGTGA
- a CDS encoding type I-E CRISPR-associated protein Cas7/Cse4/CasC, translated as MTTAIGDDLLTGDQYLSLHLLETLVAVLPVRDENGQPKAIPVGGEIRTMITSQSRRRAERTHTRTRANAGQGPLAGHTMGVRTREWAKTTAEALVKEHGWKGQEPLTTAKSVLEGVGLKFGDKPTTKDLTKVLLFAPETAGREIAKHLAEHRAPVAAWVADYTKAKEAAAAAKAKTGGRGKGKKATDPQPAADDPSETGETSAAEEKLPPLPRQTRAAVLAALAPGDAIDIALYGRFLAEIAESPNVDGAIQTAHAFTVHAAEHIDDFYSAADDAKLNRKARTSAMDLLDAADDSGAGMTGYQPLISGTFYRHAVLDRHKLRSNLAAAGMTSERIATAAAAAEREFVDAFVNAMPRAKQNSTASTGSLPKVVLAFDGQRPFNYAGVFEKAIDEEAEGPASLQATTRLLAQHALVLRKRRDITPARILTYDLDVQAILDDRTDNGTLPGTAVDTIEELIGR; from the coding sequence GTGACCACGGCCATCGGCGACGACCTGCTGACGGGCGACCAGTACCTGTCCCTGCACCTGCTCGAGACGCTGGTCGCGGTCCTGCCCGTCCGCGATGAGAACGGCCAGCCGAAGGCGATCCCCGTCGGTGGCGAGATCCGCACGATGATCACCTCGCAGTCCCGCCGCCGCGCCGAGCGCACCCACACCCGCACCCGTGCCAACGCCGGTCAAGGTCCGCTGGCCGGGCACACCATGGGCGTCCGGACCCGTGAGTGGGCCAAGACCACCGCCGAGGCGTTGGTCAAGGAGCACGGGTGGAAGGGCCAGGAGCCGCTGACCACCGCCAAGAGCGTTCTGGAGGGCGTCGGACTGAAGTTCGGCGACAAGCCCACCACCAAGGACCTCACCAAGGTCCTCCTCTTCGCCCCCGAAACCGCAGGCCGGGAGATCGCCAAGCACCTCGCCGAACACCGCGCCCCGGTCGCTGCCTGGGTCGCCGACTACACCAAGGCCAAGGAGGCGGCTGCCGCCGCCAAGGCCAAGACCGGCGGCAGGGGCAAGGGGAAGAAGGCCACCGACCCCCAGCCCGCCGCCGATGACCCTTCGGAGACGGGCGAGACCTCCGCCGCGGAGGAGAAGCTGCCGCCCCTGCCCAGGCAGACCCGTGCGGCCGTCCTTGCCGCACTGGCTCCGGGCGACGCCATCGACATCGCCCTCTACGGCCGCTTCCTCGCGGAGATCGCCGAATCTCCCAACGTGGACGGTGCCATCCAGACCGCCCACGCCTTCACCGTGCACGCCGCCGAGCACATCGACGACTTCTACTCCGCCGCCGACGACGCCAAGCTCAACCGCAAGGCGCGCACGAGCGCCATGGACCTCCTCGACGCCGCCGACGACTCCGGCGCCGGCATGACCGGCTACCAGCCCCTGATTTCCGGGACCTTCTACCGGCACGCCGTCCTGGACCGTCACAAGCTGCGCAGCAACCTCGCCGCCGCCGGCATGACGTCGGAGCGCATCGCGACCGCCGCCGCGGCTGCCGAAAGGGAGTTCGTCGACGCCTTCGTCAACGCCATGCCCCGCGCCAAGCAGAACTCCACCGCCTCCACCGGGTCCCTGCCCAAGGTGGTCCTGGCCTTCGACGGGCAGCGCCCCTTCAACTACGCCGGCGTCTTCGAGAAGGCCATCGACGAGGAGGCCGAGGGGCCGGCCTCGCTCCAGGCCACCACCCGCCTGCTCGCGCAGCACGCCCTCGTCCTGCGCAAGCGACGCGACATCACCCCCGCCCGCATCCTCACCTACGACCTGGACGTCCAGGCCATCCTCGATGACCGCACCGACAACGGAACCCTGCCCGGCACCGCAGTCGACACGATCGAGGAGCTGATCGGCCGGTGA
- the casB gene encoding type I-E CRISPR-associated protein Cse2/CasB, with amino-acid sequence MTDRQETTAEAGSPAPAPEPKPPGVRLTGWLCGLVVSRQLGALADLRRPTALTDARFKAENFAPEEDQHMVFAQVAFLFARYHAGARTATPGYGNMGAALRLIGSGATRGPADPGATRLLDRLVASRTVPWRHLQHAVERARACETQPPSWDQLTQDLARWNARGDARTRSASRGRPVPYAWARSFYTPNYTPNFTNGGTT; translated from the coding sequence ATGACTGATCGTCAGGAGACCACCGCCGAAGCCGGCTCCCCGGCGCCTGCGCCCGAGCCCAAGCCGCCCGGCGTCAGACTCACCGGCTGGCTCTGTGGACTGGTCGTCTCCCGGCAGTTGGGCGCCCTCGCCGACCTGCGTCGTCCAACCGCCCTGACCGACGCCCGGTTCAAGGCCGAGAACTTCGCCCCCGAGGAGGACCAGCACATGGTCTTCGCCCAGGTCGCCTTCCTGTTCGCCCGCTACCACGCGGGTGCCCGCACCGCCACGCCCGGCTACGGCAACATGGGCGCCGCCCTGCGGCTCATCGGCTCCGGTGCCACCCGGGGCCCGGCCGATCCCGGTGCCACCCGCCTGCTCGACCGGCTCGTCGCCTCGCGCACCGTCCCCTGGCGCCACCTCCAGCACGCCGTCGAACGTGCCCGTGCCTGCGAGACGCAGCCGCCCTCTTGGGACCAGCTCACCCAGGACCTCGCCCGCTGGAACGCCCGCGGTGACGCCCGCACCCGCTCGGCCAGCCGGGGGCGGCCCGTCCCGTACGCGTGGGCCCGCTCGTTCTACACCCCCAACTACACCCCCAACTTCACCAACGGAGGCACCACGTGA